The Dysidea avara chromosome 13, odDysAvar1.4, whole genome shotgun sequence genome includes a region encoding these proteins:
- the LOC136243571 gene encoding uncharacterized protein — MATMTVAPERQEVREDHEEQTRHLLLSGVRNLAQTDESLTHQEETQIVSATTVTLGETKDVAVEVGQELCGMADEVDGLLEDVKDIVDNLLDQDSEMSIKKLGEFFMKMMEQTFQKGISKATMMIIIMFGYALIRRYLKRYIDEDILRFIEQIASLLYQAFIKFGVLDWIMCNGGWDMLKSMTHHISKAQWVILAGAGACILGVGMYNWLA; from the coding sequence ATGGCAACCATGACAGTAGCACCAGAACGGCAAGAAGTGAGAGAGGATCACGAGGAACAGACCAGACACTTGTTACTATCTGGGGTGCGCAATCTAGCCCAAACTGATGAGAGTTTAACCCatcaagaagagacacaaaTAGTTTCTGCAACTACTGTAACACTAGGTGAAACTAAGGACGTAGCCGTTGAGGTAGGACAGGAATTATGTGGCATGGCAGATGAGGTAGATGGCCTCCTAGAAGATGTTAAAGACATAGTTGACAACTTATTAGATCAAGACAGTGAAATGTCAATCAAAAAGCTTGGAGAATTCTTCATGAAGATGATGGAACAGACTTTCCAGAAGGGAATATCAAAGGCCACTATGATGATAATTATCATGTTCGGGTATGCACTGATAAGACGCTACCTTAAGAGGTACATTGATGAGGATATCTTGAGATTTATCGAACAGATTGCATCATTGTTATACCAAGCATTTATAAAGTTTGGAGTTTTGGACTGGATAATGTGTAATGGAGGTTGGGACATGCTCAAGTCTATGACACATCACATATCAAAGGCACAGTGGGTGATACTTGCAGGAGCTGGAGCTTGCATTCTTGGTGTGGGCATGTACAACTGGCTCGCATAA
- the LOC136243568 gene encoding protein SCO1 homolog, mitochondrial-like, with translation MVEILKSGRVFHKCFSVGVTPTLLRSTFPGLLSYQPPLTAIRSDRSARSLYCNSNCCAPSRLRSHLTNRRHFSSRLGTRGPFSWPSLGFLLLAIGAVFVYERKLRREKTQREHIEYAGAGKPDIGGEFHLVDHHGNQRSDKDFLGRWLLVYFGYTFCPDICPEELEKMGNVLNKLEKMKLDRCLESVFITVDPERDTPLTFQKYLKDFHPRILGLTGTQEQIDSVTKSYRIYYSKSAKDSDNDYLVDHTMYTYLMGPDGELVEYYGRDRQADDIADSIATHIKTNQNK, from the exons ATGGTCGAGATATTAAAATCGGGGCGGGTCTTTCACAAATGTTTTAGTGTAGGTGTCACGCCAACTTTACTTAGAAGTACGTTCCCTGGCTTATTGTCGTACCAACCTCCCCTAACAGCGATAAGGTCAGACCGTTCCGCTCGATCACTGTATTGTAATTCTAATTGTTGCGCCCCTTCTCGTCTGAGGTCTCATCTTACAAATAGAAGACACTTCTCATCACGGCTGGGTACAAGAGGG CCATTTTCATGGCCTTCCTTAGGATTCCTTCTATTAGCTATTGGGGCTGTATTCGTGTATGAGAGGAAGCTAAGGAGGGAAAAGACACAAAGGGAACATATTGAATATGCTGGGGCTGGAAAACCTGACATTGGTGGTGAATTTCACTTAGTAGATCACCATGGAAACCAGCGTAGTGATAAAGACTTCCTTGGTCGCTGGTTGCTAGTCTATTTTGGGTACACGTTTTGTCCTGACATTTGTCCAGAGGAATTAGAGAAAATGGGCAATGTATTAAACAAGCTTG AAAAGATGAAACTGGATAGATGCTTGGAATCAGTATTCATTACTGTTGATCCTGAAAGGGACACCCCCTTGACATTTCAAAAGTACCTAAAAG ACTTTCATCCACGGATACTGGGCTTGACGGGGACACAGGAGCAGATTGACAGTGTCACTAAGTCATACCGTATTTACTACAGCAAGTCCGCCAAAGATTCTGATAATGACTACCTG GTGGAtcacacaatgtacacctaTCTGATGGGACCTGACGGTGAATTAGTTGAGTATTATGGACGTGACCGACAAGCTGATGATATTGCTGATAGCATAGCAACTCACATCAAAACAAACCAGAATAAATGA
- the LOC136243569 gene encoding protein SCO1 homolog, mitochondrial-like: MWRLFWRANASWRASCGGGRTQVAKEVSLTRYSKWRSPQLQHHYSTGSKVGKGGPVTWATLGVMLLAGGGAVLFVRQQRKEKDAKRAKERSRSAGKADLGGPFHLTDHHGNECTDKDYIGKWLMIYFGFTFCPDICPDELEKLGVVLEKLDEMKDQGIPRLEAVFISVDPDRDTPEVMKNYLKDFHPRILGLTGSHDQLHDVTRAFRVYHSPSPKDDDGDYLVDHTIIMYLIAPDGSFVNYYGQNRTANEIVSNVVINMKKFQHKGTKK; this comes from the exons ATGTGGAGACTTTTCTGGCGTGCAAACGCCTCGTGGCGGGCTAGCTGTGGAGGTGGTAGAACACAAGTTGCTAAG GAGGTATCCCTAACTCGTTATTCTAAATGGAGGTCACCACAGTTACAACATCACTACTCCACGGGAAGTAAAGTAGGAAAAGGAGGG CCTGTCACATGGGCGACCTTAGGAGTAATGCTTTTGGCTGGAGGCGGGGCTGTGCTGTTTGTACGCCAGCAGCGTAAGGAGAAGGATGCTAAACGGGCAAAGGAGCGTAGCAGATCTGCTGGCAAAGCAGATCTGGGTGGTCCATTTCATCTCACTGACCATCATGGCAATGAATGTACCGATAAGGACTACATCGGCAAATGGTTGATGATATATTTTGGTTTCACTTTCTGCCCTGATATTTGTCCTGATGAACTGGAGAAATTAGGTGTTGTGCTTGAAAAattag ATGAAATGAAGGATCAAGGAATACCACGACTTGAAGCAGTGTTTATCTCTGTGGATCCAGACCGCGATACTCCAGAAGTAATGAAGAATTACCTGAAAG ATTTTCACCCTCGTATACTTGGCCtcactggatcacatgatcaactaCATGATGTCACAAGGGCATTTCGTGTCTACCACAGTCCATCACCCAAAGATGATGACGGCGATTACTTG GTTGACCACACCATCATCATGTATCTCATTGCTCCTGATGGCAGTTTTGTCAACTATTATGGACAAAACCGGACAGCAAATGAAATTGTTTCAAATGTTGTCATAAACATGAAGAAATTCCAACACAAGGGAACCAAGAAATAG
- the LOC136242639 gene encoding uncharacterized protein, translating into MGALLQDVCTVSPIAIMASIHVPAQGDKTTEEVRENHKEETKHLLFSGVRNLAISDDSLTQQEQTQILDATHNEQNNTDGATEAGEDLRGMANDLDGLLVLDDFKFVRDFIDGVFDEDNETLMDRIKQFFLELIQQVRKKGISKATVMILIMVGYALIRCYLKRFISENILTFIEKLAPILYQAFQESGVLEWIIRNGGWGKLKSFRIKKEWVFPIALAVGIIGVGIYHITHV; encoded by the exons ATGGGTGCATTATTACAGGATGTATGTACTGTGAG CCCGATCGCCATCATGGCAAGCATACATGTACCAGCACAAGGTGACAAGACAACAGAAGAAGTGCGAGAAAACCATAAAGAGGAAACCAAGCATTTGTTATTCTCTGGAGTACGAAATCTAGCCATATCTGATGACAGTCTGACCCAACAAGAGCAGACACAAATACTTGATGCAACTCATAATGAGCAGAACAACACAGACGGGGCAACTGAGGCAGGGGAGGATTTGCGTGGCATGGCAAATGATTTGGATGGCCTTCTAGTTCTAGATGATTTTAAATTTGTTAGAGATTTTATTGATGGTGTATTTGATGAGGACAATGAAACGTTGATGGACAGGATCAAACAATTCTTCCTAGAATTGATACAGCAGGTTAGAAAGAAGGGAATATCAAAGGCCACTGTCATGATACTTATAATGGTTGGGTATGCTCTGATAAGATGCTACCTTAAGAGGTTCATTAGTGAAAACATCTTGACCTTTATTGAGAAGTTAGCACCAATACTATACCAAGCATTTCAAGAGTCTGGAGTTTTGGAGTGGATAATACGCAATGGAGGTTGGGGCAAGCTCAAATCTTTTCGCATAAAGAAAGAGTGGGTATTTCCCATTGCATTAGCAGTTGGCATTATTGGTGTGGGGATTTACCACATTACACATGTGTGA